A window of the Lactuca sativa cultivar Salinas chromosome 7, Lsat_Salinas_v11, whole genome shotgun sequence genome harbors these coding sequences:
- the LOC111880787 gene encoding protein DOG1-like 4, with protein MKTSIEEKFCEFYEKWVCQLEEYLRFLVQDYTHESDYENLVAKMTTHHKNYYKFKWAAAHEDVCAFFSPVWLTPFENAYLWVTGWKPSAVFRFVDSLRLTGTGLVDLTEEQVKRIEGLRMKIKMEEEKVEREMERQQVGMADRRMVEMVRYMRYGGGVGGGDAVAVVAVKGLLGGLERVMKMGDCVRLKTLKGLLDLMNPKQCVELLAAQSMFHVELRKWGKKL; from the coding sequence ATGAAGACATCAATCGAGGAGAAGTTCTGCGAATTCTACGAGAAGTGGGTATGTCAGCTAGAAGAATATCTTAGATTTCTCGTTCAAGATTACACACACGAATCAGATTACGAAAATTTAGTGGCGAAGATGACAACCCATCACAAGAATTACTACAAATTTAAATGGGCAGCTGCCCATGAAGACGTTTGTGCGTTTTTCTCGCCGGTGTGGTTAACACCATTCGAAAACGCTTATCTGTGGGTCACCGGTTGGAAGCCGTCGGCGGTTTTCCGGTTTGTGGACTCGTTGCGGTTGACGGGAACAGGACTGGTGGACTTGACGGAGGAGCAGGTGAAGAGAATTGAAGGGTTGAGGATGAAGATTAAGATGGAGGAGGAGAAGGTTGAGAGGGAGATGGAGAGACAGCAGGTGGGGATGGCGGACAGACGGATGGTGGAGATGGTGAGGTATATGAGATATGGTGGTGGTGTCGGCGGTGGTGATGCGGTGGCGGTGGTGGCGGTGAAGGGGTTGTTGGGTGGGTTGGAGAGAGTGATGAAAATGGGGGATTGTGTGAGATTGAAGACGTTGAAAGGATTGTTGGATTTGATGAATCCAAAGCAGTGTGTGGAGTTGTTGGCGGCACAGTCGATGTTTCATGTTGAGTTGCGGAAATGGGGCAAAAAATTGTGA